Proteins from a single region of Ziziphus jujuba cultivar Dongzao chromosome 1, ASM3175591v1:
- the LOC107432415 gene encoding uncharacterized protein LOC107432415: protein MADPVLLDDEKLVKLAKVVYNQEAEAAKHCKCNSEIERSNCIRETKVCYNTVLGLLDSVKQLKKEYEDGDKNLSSIANDIFSYVVYAVNNALQFVSNYSLRNHYLDKISENAKALIRALKEIDPNNVTNVQRLAKDAIIFRNAMLEYVRKKNRPISRYFAKWLKETGLSFGKLTQRYQNKLNFQGQFRNLEDAKKLQVYNKIIEASGRGRITVNQVSKALGATGMAVLIFTAAIAVWDVYTSDNKLQTAARDTLQFIGAAGGGTLGEYAATALATGLLGAAASPVFVVAAGIVGGIAGAYILGKFAAHLVDEVFSWGDTDNITHLNDQIHFYQCCVAPAPNGNVLARPIARHDEL from the exons ATGGCGGATCCTGTTCTTCTGGACGATGAAAAGCTCGTCAAGCTTGCAAAAGTGGTTTACAATCAAGAAGCGGAGGCAGCAAAACACTGCAAATGCAACTCCGAAATCGAACGCTCCAACTGCATTCGCGAAACCAAAGTTTGTTACAATACGGTGCTTGGCCTTTTGGATTCTGTGAAACAATTAAAGAAAGAGTATGAGGACGGGGACAAGAATCTATCTTCCATTGCTAATGACATTTTCTCTTATGTGGTGTATGCTGTGAACAATGCCTTGCAGTTCGTGAGCAACTACAGTCTGCGTAACCACTACCTCGACAAAATCAGTGAGAATGCCAAAGCCCTTATCAGAGCTCTGAAAGAAATTGATCCAAATAACGTCACCAACGTCCAACGCCTAGCCAAAGATGCCATCATTTTCAGGAACGCCATGTTGGAGTACGTCAGGAAGAAAAACAGACCTATTTCACGCTACTTCGCCAAATGGCTCAAGGAAACCGGCTTGTCTTTTGGAAAACTCACCCAAAG GTATCAAAACAAACTTAACTTTCAAGGGCAATTTAGGAACCTGGAAGATGCAAAAAAGCTGCAA GTGTATAATAAAATCATTGAGGCATCGGGAAGGGGAAGAATTACAGTGAACCAGGTGTCAAAAGCTCTAGGAGCAACAGGAATGGCGGTGCTCATCTTCACAGCAGCCATAGCCGTGTGGGACGTGTATACATCTGACAACAAGCTGCAAACAGCGGCACGCGACACTTTACAGTTCATAGGAGCAGCTGGTGGTGGGACGCTCGGAGAGTATGCCGCCACCGCCTTAGCCACAGGGTTGTTGGGTGCGGCGGCATCTCCAGTGTTTGTGGTGGCTGCAGGAATTGTGGGTGGCATCGCAGGAGCATACATTCTTGGAAAATTTGCAGCCCATTTGGTTGACGAGGTATTTAGCTGGGGAGACACTGATAATATCACTCATTTGAACGATCAAATCCATTTCTATCAATGCTGCGTAGCACCGGCCCCCAACGGCAATGTTTTGGCTCGTCCGATTGCCCGACACGACGAACTTTAA
- the LOC107432484 gene encoding protein translation factor SUI1 homolog 1, which produces MSELDHQTPTAFDPFAEANADDSGAGAKEYVHIRIQQRNGRKSLTTVQGLKKEYSYNKILKDLKKEFCCNGTVVQDPELGQVIQLQGDQRKNVSTFLTQAGIVKKEHIKIHGF; this is translated from the exons ATGTCTGAACTCGACCACCAGACTCCCACTGCCTTCG ATCCGTTTGCCGAGGCAAATGCTGACGACTCAGGTGCTGGAGCAAAGGAATATGTGCATATTCGTATTCAGCAGCGGAATGGCAGGAAAAGCCTGACAACTGTGCAGGGATTGAAGAAGGAATACAGCTACAATAAGATACTTAAAGACCTTAAGAAGGAATTTTGCTGTAATGGTACAGTAGTTCAGGATCCAGAATTAGGGCAG GTTATTCAACTTCAGGGTGATCAGCGTAAGAACGTATCCACCTTCCTAACCCAG GCTGGTATTGTGAAGAAGGAACATATCAAAATTCATGGTTTCTGA